Proteins from a single region of Paraglaciecola sp. T6c:
- the rfbA gene encoding glucose-1-phosphate thymidylyltransferase RfbA, translated as MANHIPKYKGIILAGGSGSRLHPITQGTSKQLLPIYDKPMIYYPLSVLMLAGIREVMIITTPEDKANFQRLLGDGSRYGVEIEYAVQPSPDGLAQAFIIAEDFIGDANVSLVLGDNIFYGQHFSDKLKDATQVTKGATVFGYHVTDPERFGVVEFDKDKKAISIEEKPLAPKSQYAVTGLYFYDNDVIDIAKNIKPSVRGELEITDVNLAYLERGDLHVSLLGRGFAWLDTGTHDSLLDAGQFVQTVEHRQGLKVACLEEIAYRNKWIDKAQLTEQGNSLAKTGYGQYLLKVANGYE; from the coding sequence ATGGCTAATCACATTCCTAAATATAAAGGTATCATTTTGGCTGGGGGCTCAGGCTCCCGCTTACATCCCATTACGCAAGGGACATCAAAGCAACTACTGCCTATTTATGACAAGCCAATGATTTACTATCCTCTTTCGGTATTAATGCTCGCAGGTATTCGGGAAGTAATGATCATCACCACTCCCGAAGATAAAGCAAACTTTCAACGTTTGTTAGGAGATGGCAGTCGCTACGGCGTTGAAATCGAATATGCCGTGCAGCCGAGTCCAGATGGCCTTGCTCAAGCATTTATTATTGCAGAGGATTTTATCGGCGATGCGAATGTCAGTTTAGTATTGGGGGATAACATTTTTTATGGTCAGCATTTCTCTGACAAGTTGAAAGACGCCACCCAAGTGACAAAAGGTGCCACCGTATTTGGTTATCACGTCACTGACCCAGAACGCTTTGGTGTGGTTGAATTTGATAAAGATAAAAAAGCCATCAGCATTGAAGAGAAGCCCCTAGCGCCAAAATCACAATATGCAGTAACAGGTTTGTATTTTTATGACAATGATGTCATCGACATCGCCAAAAATATCAAACCGTCTGTGCGTGGAGAATTGGAAATCACCGATGTGAATTTAGCGTACCTTGAAAGAGGGGATTTACACGTGTCGTTATTGGGTCGTGGTTTCGCTTGGCTTGATACAGGTACCCACGACTCGCTCCTTGACGCTGGGCAGTTCGTACAAACCGTTGAGCACCGCCAAGGCTTGAAAGTGGCGTGTTTAGAAGAAATTGCCTATCGCAATAAATGGATAGACAAAGCGCAGTTGACGGAACAAGGCAACAGTTTGGCCAAAACAGGTTACGGCCAATATTTGCTCAAAGTCGCAAATGGTTACGAGTAA
- the rfbB gene encoding dTDP-glucose 4,6-dehydratase encodes MKILVTGGAGFIGSAVVRHLLANTQDSVINVDVLTYAGNTESIPQELHSDRYRFEQVDICDAAEIKRVFNAHQPDAVMHLAAESHVDRSIDGPGAFIQTNVVGTYTLLDAARAYWQDLPEERKGQFIFHHISTDEVYGDLPHPDEVSGGGELPLFTENTPYAPSSPYSASKASSDHLVRSWQRTYGLPTVITNCSNNYGPYHFPEKLVPHVILNALAGKPLPVYGDGSQIRDWLFVEDHARALCLVVKSGSVGETFNIGGHNEKRNLDVVRTICALLDELAPQQRAADISAYADLITFVKDRPGHDARYAIDASHIQKALGWKPEEDFVSGMRKTVQWYLSNESWWQRVLSGKYKLGRLGEGE; translated from the coding sequence ATGAAAATACTCGTTACCGGTGGAGCCGGCTTTATCGGCAGTGCTGTCGTCAGGCATTTATTAGCCAACACGCAAGACAGTGTGATTAATGTTGATGTATTAACGTACGCAGGAAACACAGAGTCCATTCCCCAAGAATTACACAGCGACAGATATCGTTTTGAGCAAGTAGATATTTGTGATGCAGCAGAAATAAAACGTGTATTCAATGCACACCAACCTGATGCGGTGATGCATTTAGCAGCCGAATCACACGTTGATCGCTCTATTGATGGGCCGGGTGCCTTTATTCAAACCAATGTGGTCGGCACTTATACACTATTAGACGCCGCTCGCGCTTATTGGCAGGATTTGCCAGAAGAGCGCAAAGGGCAGTTTATTTTTCATCATATTTCTACCGATGAAGTCTATGGAGACTTACCTCACCCGGACGAAGTCTCTGGAGGCGGTGAATTGCCTTTATTTACAGAAAACACCCCCTATGCACCCAGCTCACCTTATTCGGCAAGTAAAGCGAGTTCAGATCATTTGGTCAGAAGCTGGCAGCGCACTTATGGTTTACCGACGGTAATCACAAATTGCTCTAATAATTACGGCCCTTATCATTTTCCCGAAAAGTTAGTCCCACATGTCATTCTAAATGCGCTGGCCGGTAAACCTTTACCTGTATATGGTGATGGCAGTCAAATTCGCGACTGGTTGTTTGTTGAAGATCACGCCCGTGCGTTATGCCTAGTAGTTAAATCTGGGAGTGTAGGAGAGACGTTCAATATAGGCGGCCATAATGAAAAGCGTAATTTAGATGTAGTACGTACTATTTGTGCGTTGCTTGATGAGTTAGCCCCGCAACAAAGAGCAGCAGATATTTCAGCCTACGCTGATTTAATTACATTTGTGAAAGACCGGCCAGGGCACGATGCTCGTTATGCCATCGATGCTAGTCATATTCAAAAAGCGTTAGGGTGGAAACCAGAAGAAGACTTCGTATCAGGTATGCGAAAGACGGTGCAATGGTATCTTTCCAATGAATCATGGTGGCAGCGAGTGTTATCAGGGAAGTATAAACTAGGCCGTTTAGGCGAAGGGGAGTAA
- the rluC gene encoding 23S rRNA pseudouridine(955/2504/2580) synthase RluC — protein MITDTTFQKVQFIDIEPDLEGQRIDNFLRTLLKGVPKSLIYRIVRKGEIRVNKKRVKPEYKLQAHDQLRIPPIRVSEPNEAPSTKLDKVASLESHILFEDDLLIVLNKPSGMAVHGGSGLSFGVIEALRALRPQARFLELVHRLDRDTSGCLVIAKKRSALKNLHEQLRDKKMDKRYQALVVGEWPENRYKVNAPLLKNILKSGERLVSVDTEGKPSETRFRVLDRFSGATLVEASPITGRTHQIRVHCLHAGHPIACDDKYGDSEFTGLMNQKGLKRLFLHAYSLAFIHPKTEDRVSFQAPLDKQLNRALSVLEIRS, from the coding sequence ATGATCACAGATACTACATTTCAGAAAGTCCAGTTTATCGATATCGAGCCCGACCTAGAGGGTCAGCGCATCGATAATTTTTTACGTACCTTACTCAAAGGGGTACCTAAGAGCCTTATTTATCGCATCGTGCGTAAGGGCGAAATTAGGGTTAATAAAAAGCGCGTTAAGCCTGAATATAAGCTTCAAGCCCATGACCAGTTACGCATTCCGCCCATACGTGTGTCTGAGCCCAATGAGGCGCCTTCCACTAAATTGGACAAAGTGGCTTCACTTGAGTCTCATATTTTGTTCGAAGATGATTTACTTATCGTGTTAAATAAGCCATCAGGAATGGCAGTGCATGGAGGCAGTGGTTTGAGCTTCGGGGTGATTGAAGCGCTTCGTGCATTGCGCCCTCAAGCGCGATTCTTAGAATTAGTTCATCGTTTAGACCGAGACACATCAGGTTGTTTAGTTATCGCTAAGAAACGCTCAGCACTTAAAAACTTGCATGAGCAACTTCGTGATAAAAAAATGGATAAGCGCTATCAAGCATTAGTAGTAGGTGAATGGCCCGAAAATCGTTATAAAGTCAATGCACCATTGTTAAAAAACATTCTTAAATCGGGTGAACGTTTAGTGTCGGTGGATACTGAAGGTAAACCGTCTGAAACACGTTTTCGTGTACTCGATAGATTTTCAGGCGCCACGCTAGTTGAAGCCTCACCTATTACAGGCCGTACCCACCAAATACGTGTACATTGCTTGCATGCAGGTCATCCCATTGCTTGCGATGACAAATATGGTGATTCAGAGTTTACTGGGCTGATGAATCAAAAAGGGTTGAAGCGTTTATTCTTGCATGCGTACTCCTTAGCGTTTATTCACCCAAAGACTGAAGACAGAGTCAGTTTTCAAGCCCCACTCGATAAGCAATTAAACAGAGCGTTAAGCGTGTTGGAAATTCGTAGTTAA